The DNA segment AGAGGGTTAGCCTGAGCCAAAGGTGGTGATAGGTCGGTTCGGGTCGAAAGTCAAGATAGATTGGATTGGGCCAAAGGTTGAGATAGACCAAACCGGACCATGATCGAAATTTGACTAAATTTGGTCGTGATCGAAATTTGGTCAAACTCACCAAGTCATTCTCGATCAAGCCGAATTTGACCAAGTCGGCCTCGTCAAAATTTTGTCTAAATTTAACCTATTCAACTTCGGTTGAAGTTCGACTAAGTCGGCTTCTGCCAAGTTTTGGCTGAATTTAATTGATTCAGCCATGACCAAAATTTGGTCGAATTTGACCAAGTCAAACTCGATTgaaatttggttgaatttgatTGAGTCTGTCACGACCAAAATTTTGTTGAATTCGACAGTCTGTCTAGAAGATTAGACCAGGTCGATCCAATAAAATTTTTTCCGAATTTGATTGAGCTAACCACAATCAAAATTCGATCGAATTTGACCAAGAAAATCCGACTaaaatttttccaaattaaatcaaatcaacttGGTTAAAATTCGACCGAATTAAACTAAGTCGAACCTAGTGAAAACTCGTTTGAGTAAAACAAATTTGCCTATTgaatgttaatttttctttttttttcaagatttaaaaaataatagcataatttatagaacaaaatataatttagtgtAGCGTAGCTttgtagaataaaataattcagtttTCTTCATCTATTTTCAGTTTAACAATTTCGACAAcctactatatattttttttatcataacagTTTTTAACCGTTAATACACTTTATTTTGCTTATTCCTACATTAGTATATCAACTATCAAATAATAAAGCATTAAacatctaaaatttttaaaaataaaaagcaattaagatataattttagactttattaattaagtttattttctcTAACTTTTCAATAACCTTTTGTAACATTATTGTTAACTTACCAAAAtctcttatattaaataaacaaacaatattttaatatttgaaataaaaaaaatatatttatatatgtatgtttgctttgaaacaattaaaaataccttttatataaacttatataactttaattaattaaaattaattatattatattttaccgtaaatataatagaaccaagaattattaattatattgttagtaatttctaaaaaaaaataacttattgttTACAATTGTAGGTTTTGTATAATGAATGAATTAGATCCGATTACGTAGATCGAAAGATCGGTTTTCAGATAACACCAAACACGTCCCACTTCGAAGGTATAATATCAGCGGCTTTCATGCAGCACCTTTTGCTCAACACGTGCGTTTCACTAAGATCCAtgtaaacattttcattttaatataaaaccattaattaacattatttcatatattaattaattaattaatcaattaacatCTGGCCATTTTAGTGGCAGATTTAACGTTCAAAGTCTTGTGGCTTTGCTTTTCTTCCCAGTTTTTGTTTTCACTGTGACACTTTGATATCTTCAAAGTTAAAGAAAATCATTAACCTCAATAATTTATATAGatttcctaaaaataaaattaatttacatcatatatgtgaaaaaaatctcacgttttttctttttaatttgagttAGATATAAATTCAATGACTAAAATAATACTATTAGATTTATTTGAATCTATtgtgtaataatattatattattcacaaatatttattcCATGTACGAAATGTGCATTTTTCTCGACTGAAAAGTGTGTTAAACATTCATATTgattaactataaaataatttgttatataagtGAGATAATACTCATCTTAAAATCTAATTGAATATTGAATAAGTGTTACAACATCATATCTCatacataaaagataaaaataaatgattattaaGGTTGTGTTGCTATCTCATCAGTTTGTGAGAGAATAGTTATAAAGAGTGATGCATGTTACTTTCTGATCATAGCTGTAGCCATGTGAGAAAGCATTTATTTTGTATGATGCAAGtcgctatatatatatatatatatatatatatatatatatatatatatatatatatatatatatatatatatatatatatatatatgaaataaaagatatattataaataaagaagaaaaataaacactAGCCTTctaagttaatttaatatacAAGCTTTTTGTAATTGGTAAAACATGTCATTCTTTAGGATACTAGTTACTTTATATCAAAGAAgggtaaaattgaattaagctttatttgaataaaaaataataatgattgattaaattatttGCACAATGATaagttatcataatttttttgacaatattatacaaaaaaaatatatatcaaaatatctttttctaactaattaatatatgaCTGGTCCACACTTTCAAAGAGCGGGACCCACACTTACAATGAGAAGCATGCTTCATCTACAgagtttctatttttgttttattttatttactttttgttgttttgcatTTCTTATCTTTCTTCACGTCATATCtgttaacatcaatttttttgttaccTTTTTACACTATTCATACTTGTTTACAGAAAAAGAACAAGTAGTGTATTCAAATGCATGTTGTTTTTTGTTCTATTATCTATCTCAGTAACAGTATTCTGAGAATGATGTAAGAAAATTGCCAGCTATAATAGCATTGCTTTTGGAAACAGAACCCTGATTCTCATTTAACAATGATTAGTATgtgtatacatatatttatatatgtatatatatatatatacgtgtgtgtgtgtgagtgtatACTATATGAAAAGCTCTGATTCTCACATGTAATGAAAAGCTGTATCGGTGGCCAAGTGTTGCATTATCTCAGTTTCTGTGCCTAAAATTGTGGTGCTCTGAGCTGGGGTCCTTGGCCATGATGATGATCAGATCAGTAATAACAAGTTGTTCCTTCTTTGTATCAACGATTTTGTTTCTTCTCTCCATTTCGGGTTTGTTATCTGCTTTGTCTACTTGTGCTTGATCCCATTTGATTCCAGAAAAgtggatgaaaaagaaaagagaaggaaagaaaataaagttttgatatAGATAGTCTTATTCTATTCATATATTGGAAATGGAACATTCTATGTACTCTTCTTGGGTTGTTGTGATCAGAATAGCTTTATATGAGGAATCAACCATTGCTTTAGCCAATTCATTCTCTCAACTTGGAGTAGTGTCTATTCTCCACTTTGTTCAATGTTTTATCTGACTTAGAGAGCTTTGTCGATTCAATGTTTGATCATTTGTGCAAGTGAAACTGCATTAAGACTTTTAagctgattttttttctctcttccaaaTGTGTTTACAGATTTGTTAGTGAAAATCCATGGCCTTGGTTTTGGAATCAACTACGGACAGATAGCCAACAATTTACCTCTTCCATCTCAAGTAGCTGTTCTTATAAAATCTTTGAATGTGAGTAGGATCAAACTGTATGATGCTGATCCAAATGTTTTGGTGGCCTTCTCAGAAACCAATGTGGAATTCGTTATAGGACTTGGGAATGAGTACCTAGAGAACATGACAAACCCTTCTAAAGCTCAAACTTGGATTCAGCAGCATGTCCAACCTTACTTCTCACAGACCAAAATCACTTGCATCACTGTGGGAAATGAGGTGTTCAATAGCAATGATACTCAGCTAATGTTGAACCTCCTTCCAGCAATGCAAACTGTGCATGATGCCCTTGTTAATCTTGGACTAGATCAGGAAGTTACTGTCACAACTGCTCATTCCTTCAACATATTATCCAATTCCTACCCTCCTTCATCTGGGGCTTTTAGGGAAGATCTTGCACAATATATCCAACCCCTTCTTGATTTTCATGCTCAAATCAACACACCTTTCCTAATCAATGCATACCCTTTCTTTACATACAAAGACAACCCAGATGTGGTTCCCTTAAACTATGTTCTTTTTCAGCCAAATCAAGGCACGGTTGATCCAAATACCAATTTGCACTATGACAACATGTTATATGCTCAAATTGATGCTGTCTATGCTGCCATCAAACAAATGGGGCATGATGACATTCAAGTGAGGATTTCTGAGACTGGTTGGCCTTCTAATGGTGACCCTGAAGAGGTTGGAGCTACTCCACAGAATGCAGAACTGTACAATAGTAACTTGCTCAAGAGGATAGAGCAGAAACAAGGCACTCCTGCAAAACCATCTGTTCCTAttgatatttatgtttttgcacTTTTTAATGAGGATTTGAAACCCGGTCCAGCTTCAGAGAGAAACTATGGCCTTTACTATCCTAATGGTACTCCAGTTTACAACATTGGATTGAAGGGTTATCTTCCACAAATGCCTATGGCAGCTAAATCCAATGTAAGTATACACAGGATGGAACTTTAACTTACTACTGAAAATTTTcacctatttttttaataactggCTGgtagattatatattttgattgagTAGTTCTAATGTATCTCCATCTTCTTAATCTGCAGATTTTGCCAGTCAATTTTTTTGTATGCATAGTTGTAAGCTTCATCTTTGCTTTGGAGCTTTCAAGATGGTGATCAGAAGAAGAGAAGTCTCATAAGAAAACAGAGGAATTTCCATACGTCATATCTTGTCATACAAAGCTATTAAGGtgagaaaaatttaatttttcatgtatttttcttttccatttgaataattttccttgtattttattttcaaggtAATTGGTACTGTTTCAGTATTTGTGGGATACATGAATACTGAAACCAAAAGTGAgttaaaatgatataaacatACAATGCAAGTATAGggcttttgatattttttttctcaaacctTATACGTCATATTCTAGATATGAAGATTACTACTGAACATTTAATGGATTCATTCATTTATTCTAACAtgtcaacaaattaaaaatgacagaagaagaaaaaaaatatggttgTGTGAGAAAATTTAGTCCAAGGCTTCTTCAAAGGAAAATTTATGTTGATGTCTTAACTTTCTAGTTACGTACAAATtagaacaaaataatttaatggaaAAGTTTTGGAACATTATTATAGAGGTTCTgtcaaaatatcaattaaagTAGAACTTGTCAAATGCAATCAAATTCATACATGTCACAAGTGGACTCTTGTGCCGACCTTAACCACCCCAAGAAAACCTTCATCACtctttgaatattaaaataagataatgaGTCTCCATCTTCCTTATCTCCCACTTGCAATCATGCATATGAATTTTTCTGTGAATGAAATTCTTCTTGTCTTCAGCTGAACAAAAGTCCAAATCAGTTGCAtcagattaaaaagaaaagccCTCAGAACCTCTTGTTAGAATTTCAAACCCCACAAGTTTTACCCATGGCTCTGATTTGTTAATCTTATCTCTCATATATCTCCCTTTTGTTCAAATAATTtccataattttttcataatcatACCTGCCATTTTTTCCCATGCCATGCACCTCTTTTCAATGATTGATGTATCAgatttaaaccatttagttcaCTTATTATGAAACAAACAGTGAATGTGGAAAAAGtctattttttcaatatttcagATGCAGGATGTGGTGATATGTTAACTGACCAAAGATCAGAATATATATTCTTGAAAAAGAGATTAGACTAATGAAAAATACCTAACTGACTTGAAGTGggaataaacattaaaaaggttaattttgccTATATCTACTGGTGAAGTCATGTTCATGCTCATATGTGTTGTGTCAATTGTTTCAATGTCAAAAGACAGTGTTGGATAATTATGTGCTTGAGTATCAGATATGACTAAACAACTAAAAGCATTTTAGTGCTAAAATTTTCGATCAAGGAACCTGATCAAGAATTATTCTTGTTGCTTTTTCTGGACCAAAACCATGAGGAATATTTCACAACACTAGCTGCTAATAGCTTTTGGACATGAACATGACATGTTTCTGTCCCGAAAGTAAATTGTTGCATGCATTGGTTATAGCCTTATTGCTCCAAACCTGATAAGATAATTGACAGGTAAAACAAAAGCATCCACTGGAAAATTTCCATGTATACCAGAATTTCTGGTGCATTAAAAAGACCTATTTTTTCTGATATAGTATTAttgataacaaaaaatattgttgCACCATGTTTCAAACAaaaggtgaaaataaaaaaaatgtgtaccTTTTAAGCATTATAAGTCtgagattttcaaaactgtgtttatatatatatattgttaaagcattatgctttttcttttttctcttcagATATTTTACTGCGTTGAATATTAATCTCTAAGTCAAATTATTTGCTTACATGTTATTGGTTTTTATTGCAGGGAGAAGGAAACTAAATCAtctcaactttcttttcatttgtcCAAGGAAATGGAAGATACATCATTGTTAAAATCATTCATACACTTTtatcaaaaaccaaaataaatctCAGAAATTGGAGGTGTAAAAAAAGAGTATAGTGATTTTTGTAACAACTATTagtttatttgttaattttcagaaaataagAGACTATAATGTACATGGATccattgaataaaatattggaTTTTGAGGTAGCCATTTAAACCAAGTagttaaactaatttttttgttatcaaTGATCACCAAAAACTACTCATTCTTTTGTTTCAACTAATCTGGGCACAGcctgttagaaaaaaaataatcttttaaccAATTAACTtagtaaaagttattttaatttaattagtaacattcaattttaattatttgtattaattttctaaaattactgTTAAAATTATTGAGacttagtataattttttttaatttgtttataatttttttttactaaataattATGACTCCTTGGCAATGTAACTCCGAAAAGATAGAAGACGATAATCTCAACTGTGAGATTATTGGATGTACAGTTTTCAATTAAAATCCAAGAAAAATGATGATTTATCTTTGAAATTACTTTTCCATTTGTCAAGTTCAGAACCAATGaaataatgattaatattttaaatcttattttcgtTTCCACATATAACACCAATATTCAAATAGTGTTAATCACCACGTTGAAAATATTagtgtgaattttttttctcggataaataaaaatcaatgtatttaattttactttattttttgatcAAAAGTTGAGTATTTCTATCATATAactataatatgataaaatttaataaaaagttataaacatttttttttatgttttgacaattttaataataattttaactaattttattatactaaCAATTTtctaattgtatttttttattaagaaaaaataaatgagtgaaacttatttttattgttatgcTAGTTTTACactgatatttttttctaccttggaataaataatttatcattgcaaccatttttaaacattattgtctttattttatttttattaaaacttctAATAtcctaaattaatttatttgaaaataagcatttttaataataaatttattattattttaattaatgtattttattttaaatattacattatttaatgCCATTAATTTCAGTAATCGTAAAGTCTTTGATTTAATCTTTCAGAATTCAATTTATAGTCATTCAGAAAGAAAGATGTGTGCATACTAATACTAAAACATGTGctcttatatttgaaatatgttattttaatataatacttttaatatataaggtTTAAAACATGGAAAATGATAGGATGACTATTAAGTTttgataactatttttttttctgagctGTTTGTGGCaactataatttaatttttgaattaaatttgtttgcattttttttttatttttcttagctTTTTCGTTATCTATTGAGGTCAAAATCACTCATTCACCATGACAATTACCACAGATCATATTGTTCACAACGCCATACAAGCATAATCTATTAAACTACATTAACATTTGAGGAACACATGTGGCATCAGAGGCTGAATGTTTGTctcaataaaataacaaaattgaatttttgaactcATTTCTATCTGAAAAACCACTGCATCATTCTCACGTTTCTCTCTTTTTGGATCAGCATACTCTCCtttcattccaaaaaaaaaaaaaatctaaccaACAAATT comes from the Vigna radiata var. radiata cultivar VC1973A chromosome 2, Vradiata_ver6, whole genome shotgun sequence genome and includes:
- the LOC106755569 gene encoding glucan endo-1,3-beta-glucosidase 14 — its product is MMMIRSVITSCSFFVSTILFLLSISDLLVKIHGLGFGINYGQIANNLPLPSQVAVLIKSLNVSRIKLYDADPNVLVAFSETNVEFVIGLGNEYLENMTNPSKAQTWIQQHVQPYFSQTKITCITVGNEVFNSNDTQLMLNLLPAMQTVHDALVNLGLDQEVTVTTAHSFNILSNSYPPSSGAFREDLAQYIQPLLDFHAQINTPFLINAYPFFTYKDNPDVVPLNYVLFQPNQGTVDPNTNLHYDNMLYAQIDAVYAAIKQMGHDDIQVRISETGWPSNGDPEEVGATPQNAELYNSNLLKRIEQKQGTPAKPSVPIDIYVFALFNEDLKPGPASERNYGLYYPNGTPVYNIGLKGYLPQMPMAAKSNILPVNFFVCIVVSFIFALELSRW